One segment of Bacillota bacterium DNA contains the following:
- a CDS encoding IS630 family transposase translates to MARLARSQKESFRLVYRAQMVLQVVAGYSLQKVAAYLHRSVRTVQKWLDRFFRIGPKGLLDLPRSGRPQVYPPEVRLQVVGLACQYPGEEYLPGVTHWSVRTLTGVIHRFFQRMGKISRETVRLERKHPGLPMLPGHCQKQEFEYKRHGTFCLIAGLNIATGKVFGQCYERHTNVEFRDFLEKLLAFFANQKLYIILDNLKTHLHSNVRELAAKHNIQLVFLPFHGSWLNQIEIWFGILNGKCIRRAGWESVPTGMEEVAKFIGTWNENWAHPFKWKFTVDDLKKLLGVEEQIKLPNSASFMA, encoded by the coding sequence GTGGCCCGGCTTGCCCGCTCCCAAAAAGAAAGCTTTCGTTTGGTTTACCGGGCGCAGATGGTTCTCCAGGTGGTGGCCGGTTATTCTCTGCAAAAGGTTGCCGCCTACCTACACCGGAGCGTAAGAACCGTCCAAAAATGGTTAGACCGTTTTTTCCGGATTGGCCCCAAGGGGCTTTTAGATCTTCCCCGAAGCGGTCGTCCCCAGGTATATCCCCCGGAAGTTCGCCTCCAGGTAGTCGGTTTAGCCTGCCAGTATCCCGGCGAGGAATACCTTCCGGGGGTCACCCACTGGTCGGTGCGAACGTTAACAGGGGTTATTCACCGCTTTTTTCAACGAATGGGGAAGATCAGCCGGGAAACGGTGCGCCTAGAAAGAAAGCACCCGGGCCTGCCCATGCTTCCCGGCCACTGTCAGAAGCAAGAGTTTGAGTATAAACGGCACGGCACCTTTTGCCTGATTGCCGGACTGAACATTGCCACCGGAAAAGTTTTCGGCCAGTGCTACGAGCGCCATACCAACGTGGAGTTCCGGGACTTTTTGGAAAAGCTGCTGGCTTTCTTTGCCAACCAAAAGCTTTACATCATTTTAGACAACTTAAAGACCCACCTGCACAGCAATGTCCGGGAGTTGGCAGCTAAGCACAACATCCAGTTGGTTTTTCTTCCTTTCCACGGCTCCTGGCTTAACCAGATCGAAATCTGGTTTGGGATTCTAAATGGAAAGTGTATCCGTCGCGCTGGTTGGGAAAGCGTCCCAACGGGCATGGAGGAGGTAGCGAAATTTATTGGTACCTGGAATGAAAACTGGGCACACCCCTTTAAATGGAAATTTACAGTCGATGATCTCAAAAAACTCCTGGGCGTTGAGGAACAGATTAAACTGCCAAATTCAGCCTCTTTTATGGCGTGA
- a CDS encoding ABC transporter ATP-binding protein: MVLETRNLTKVYPGGGGCRDITLTVEPGEAFGLLGPNGAGKSTFIKMLVGLLTPTAGEARILGFPLGNLEARRQTGFLPENFRYHDWLTALELLEFHGTLHGLDVRQVRKRIPEVLALVGLSSVENRLVRTFSKGMQQRLGLAVALLSRPRLLFLDEPTSALDPLGRREIREIIQQLEAEGCTVFLNSHLLTEVERVCRRVAVIRNGRIVAQGRLDELLGNRLEVELHLGGLTPEIFTRLEQIGEVHRRAQAEQPGKDRTVQPGGETEKIWLRVDTREKLPLLAAAVVSGGGRLYNLSLVRNSLEELFVELMAGEQEDA, from the coding sequence GTGGTACTTGAAACGCGAAACCTGACCAAGGTTTACCCCGGCGGAGGGGGATGCCGCGACATCACTCTGACAGTGGAGCCGGGTGAAGCCTTCGGGCTCCTGGGGCCGAACGGTGCCGGAAAAAGCACTTTTATTAAAATGCTGGTCGGGCTGCTCACCCCCACGGCGGGGGAGGCGCGGATACTCGGCTTTCCTCTGGGAAATCTCGAGGCCAGGCGGCAGACTGGTTTTTTGCCGGAGAATTTCCGCTACCACGACTGGCTGACCGCCCTGGAACTGCTGGAGTTTCACGGCACTCTGCACGGGTTGGATGTTCGCCAAGTTCGGAAGCGAATTCCGGAGGTGCTTGCCCTGGTGGGCTTAAGTAGCGTGGAGAACCGGCTTGTACGCACTTTCAGCAAGGGGATGCAGCAGCGGCTGGGGCTGGCGGTCGCCCTGCTCTCCCGGCCGCGCCTTTTATTTTTGGATGAACCCACCTCGGCCCTCGATCCCTTGGGCCGTCGGGAGATCAGGGAAATTATCCAGCAACTGGAAGCAGAAGGGTGTACGGTTTTCCTCAACAGCCACCTCCTGACCGAGGTGGAAAGGGTTTGCCGGCGGGTCGCCGTGATCAGAAATGGGCGGATTGTGGCGCAGGGGAGGCTTGATGAACTGCTTGGGAACCGCCTTGAGGTGGAACTGCACCTTGGCGGGCTGACGCCCGAAATTTTTACCCGTCTTGAGCAAATCGGAGAGGTGCACCGCCGGGCGCAAGCGGAACAGCCGGGGAAAGACCGGACTGTACAGCCAGGTGGTGAAACGGAAAAAATCTGGCTCCGGGTGGATACCCGGGAAAAGCTTCCCCTGCTGGCGGCGGCAGTGGTCTCAGGTGGCGGGAGACTTTACAACCTTTCTCTGGTGCGGAACTCCCTCGAGGAACTCTTTGTGGAACTGATGGCAGGTGAACAGGAAGATGCTTAG
- a CDS encoding ABC transporter permease, with amino-acid sequence MLRELALVARFAFHEALRKRVLLAGGVLTGVYLLLFGLGLHFLKGNLHNMEQLFGVQLFSMALYLATLLTVLLSAFTGVGAISGEIETGTAYALLAQPVSRARILLGKFSGYALMLALYATLFFLALWGLMAWQSGILLQGVWRVLPLFLLQPLVMLGLAFLGSTLFSTLANGILLFLLYGVALVGGMIEQIGAMVGQAGNATATALINLGIISSLALPVDALYRRAVYILLSDTGTIWNLLHSLGPFGSASVPSVWVVVYAGVYLCGCLVLAVYFFSRKDI; translated from the coding sequence ATGCTTAGGGAACTTGCGCTGGTGGCACGGTTTGCCTTTCACGAAGCACTGAGGAAGAGGGTGCTCCTTGCCGGTGGTGTCCTGACAGGGGTTTATCTTCTTCTTTTCGGGCTGGGTTTGCATTTTTTAAAAGGGAACCTTCACAACATGGAGCAGTTGTTCGGGGTGCAGTTGTTCAGCATGGCGCTCTATCTCGCCACCCTTTTAACCGTTCTTTTGTCTGCTTTTACCGGCGTGGGTGCCATTTCTGGAGAAATCGAGACAGGGACTGCTTATGCTTTGCTGGCGCAGCCGGTCTCCCGCGCCCGGATCCTGCTGGGAAAGTTTTCGGGCTACGCCTTGATGCTTGCACTTTATGCCACCCTTTTCTTTCTCGCCCTCTGGGGTCTGATGGCGTGGCAGTCAGGGATCCTTTTGCAGGGGGTCTGGAGGGTGCTTCCCCTGTTCCTGCTCCAGCCTCTCGTCATGCTGGGGCTGGCCTTTCTGGGAAGCACTCTTTTCTCTACCCTTGCCAACGGAATACTTCTGTTCCTCCTTTACGGAGTGGCGCTGGTGGGTGGGATGATCGAACAGATAGGGGCGATGGTCGGCCAGGCAGGAAACGCGACCGCAACCGCCCTCATTAACCTCGGGATTATTTCCAGCCTCGCCCTGCCTGTCGATGCCCTCTATCGCCGTGCGGTCTACATTTTGCTCAGCGATACCGGCACCATCTGGAATCTTCTCCATTCCCTGGGCCCTTTTGGGAGCGCTTCGGTTCCGAGCGTGTGGGTGGTGGTTTATGCCGGGGTGTACCTTTGCGGCTGTCTGGTTCTGGCGGTTTATTTTTTCAGCCGCAAGGATATTTAA